One Tunturibacter gelidoferens genomic region harbors:
- the tilS gene encoding tRNA lysidine(34) synthetase TilS has protein sequence MSPTLPCDRTQFQPGDRLCVALSGGADSVALLLTFHAQRESLGIGLSAVHVHHGLRGEEADADQRFVEDLCIAHDIPLHLHQASVPQRVSETRASGNAETIEEAARNLRYEIFTNLLTSGHADAVLTAHTLDDQAETVLMKLLRGAWTEGLSAIHPTITLAKGKILRPFLQTRRSEIEAYLTQLNQPWRNDSTNTDTAYTRNRIRHELLPQLRTYNPNLDQTLANMAELAREEESRWQTELNRLLPQLLLPGKPVRGGGRAVSTTPGQSHSAVSIELDRLRAMDPALRRRVLRAAARQLGARLSFDETSRLLALCGFRPYPAIGAPTVAARTGSTLHLPSGLRADRSPRELRLYREV, from the coding sequence ATGTCCCCCACCCTCCCCTGCGACCGCACACAATTCCAACCCGGCGATCGTCTCTGCGTAGCCCTCTCCGGCGGAGCAGACTCCGTAGCTCTCCTCCTGACGTTCCACGCACAACGCGAGTCCCTCGGCATTGGCCTCTCCGCCGTCCACGTCCACCACGGCCTCCGCGGCGAAGAGGCCGACGCCGACCAGCGCTTCGTCGAAGACCTCTGCATCGCCCACGACATCCCCCTCCACCTCCACCAAGCCAGCGTGCCACAACGCGTCTCCGAAACCCGAGCCTCCGGCAACGCCGAGACCATCGAAGAGGCCGCCCGCAACCTCCGCTACGAAATCTTCACTAACCTCCTCACCTCCGGCCACGCCGACGCCGTCCTCACCGCCCACACCCTCGACGACCAGGCCGAGACCGTCCTCATGAAGCTTCTCCGCGGAGCCTGGACCGAAGGCCTCAGCGCCATCCATCCGACCATCACCCTCGCAAAAGGAAAGATCCTCCGCCCCTTCCTGCAAACCCGCCGCTCCGAAATCGAAGCCTATCTCACCCAACTCAACCAACCCTGGCGCAACGACTCCACCAACACCGACACCGCTTACACCCGCAACCGCATCCGCCACGAGCTCCTCCCCCAGCTCCGCACCTACAACCCCAACCTCGACCAGACCCTGGCCAACATGGCCGAGCTGGCCCGCGAAGAAGAGTCCCGCTGGCAGACCGAGCTCAACCGTCTCCTCCCCCAACTCCTCCTCCCCGGCAAACCAGTCCGAGGCGGAGGCCGCGCCGTCAGCACCACCCCCGGCCAATCCCATTCCGCCGTCTCCATCGAACTCGATCGCCTTCGCGCCATGGACCCCGCCCTCCGCCGCCGAGTCCTCCGCGCCGCCGCTCGCCAGCTAGGAGCCCGCCTCAGCTTCGACGAAACATCCCGCCTCCTCGCCCTCTGCGGCTTTCGCCCCTACCCGGCCATCGGAGCACCCACCGTAGCCGCCCGCACCGGCTCAACCCTCCACCTGCCCAGCGGCCTCCGCGCCGACCGCTCCCCCCGCGAACTGCGCCTCTATCGCGAGGTGTAG
- a CDS encoding GNAT family N-acetyltransferase, producing MFETRLATVEDAELIARQRRQMFVDAGQAEDAGLQAMMENFVAWVRPRLNDGSYVGWMVEEEGCVVAGAGMWMMEFPPHWMDAQPMRAYLLNFYVDPKFRGHGLAYRLLKISVEAARGRGVKVVSLHASKFGRPIYERNGFEQSTEMMLRLE from the coding sequence ATGTTCGAGACGAGACTGGCTACGGTTGAGGATGCGGAGTTGATTGCTCGGCAGCGGCGGCAGATGTTTGTGGATGCGGGGCAGGCGGAGGACGCGGGGCTGCAGGCTATGATGGAGAACTTTGTTGCCTGGGTTCGGCCGCGGTTGAACGATGGCAGCTATGTTGGGTGGATGGTGGAGGAAGAGGGCTGCGTGGTGGCTGGGGCGGGTATGTGGATGATGGAGTTTCCTCCGCACTGGATGGATGCGCAGCCGATGCGGGCTTATCTGCTGAACTTTTATGTCGATCCGAAGTTTCGCGGGCATGGGCTGGCTTATCGACTGCTGAAGATTTCGGTGGAGGCGGCGCGGGGGCGGGGAGTGAAGGTGGTTTCGCTGCACGCTTCGAAGTTCGGCAGGCCTATTTATGAGCGGAATGGCTTTGAACAATCGACCGAGATGATGCTGCGTCTGGAGTAG
- the ispD gene encoding 2-C-methyl-D-erythritol 4-phosphate cytidylyltransferase — protein MRVFVILPAAGIGTRMAAGGASPAAPKQFLSVGGVPVLVRSVRAFLAVPRVDAVCVAVRAHERERMEAQMVEYKLGPRVHMVEGGDDRQHSVGNALAALECDADDVVLVHDAVRPLIDPATIERTIDAVVKHGAAIVGLPAVDTIKQVERTADGAIVTATIPRERIVQAQTPQGARFGLLRAAFVEAEADGFSGTDEASLLERAGVEVAVVQGLARNFKITQPGDIELAEFYLGQGKV, from the coding sequence ATGAGAGTCTTTGTGATTCTTCCAGCAGCAGGTATCGGGACGCGGATGGCCGCGGGGGGTGCGTCGCCGGCGGCGCCGAAGCAGTTTCTGTCGGTTGGCGGGGTGCCGGTGCTGGTTCGGTCGGTGAGGGCGTTTCTTGCGGTGCCGCGGGTGGATGCGGTTTGCGTGGCCGTGCGGGCGCATGAGCGAGAGCGGATGGAGGCCCAGATGGTGGAGTACAAGCTGGGGCCGCGGGTGCATATGGTGGAGGGTGGAGACGATCGGCAGCACTCGGTGGGGAATGCGCTGGCCGCGCTGGAGTGCGATGCGGACGATGTGGTGTTGGTGCATGATGCGGTAAGGCCGCTGATTGATCCGGCGACGATTGAGCGGACGATCGATGCGGTGGTGAAGCATGGCGCGGCGATTGTGGGGTTGCCGGCGGTGGATACGATCAAGCAGGTGGAGCGGACGGCGGATGGGGCGATTGTGACGGCGACGATTCCGAGAGAGAGGATTGTGCAGGCGCAGACGCCGCAGGGTGCGCGCTTTGGGTTGCTGAGGGCGGCGTTTGTCGAGGCTGAGGCGGATGGGTTTTCGGGGACCGATGAGGCTAGTCTGTTGGAGCGGGCCGGGGTGGAGGTGGCTGTGGTGCAGGGGTTGGCGAGGAACTTCAAGATTACGCAGCCGGGGGATATTGAGCTGGCGGAGTTTTATCTGGGGCAGGGAAAGGTTTGA
- the ispF gene encoding 2-C-methyl-D-erythritol 2,4-cyclodiphosphate synthase — protein sequence MGMRIGYGFDSHAFTAGVPLVIGGLAIEHPEGLAGHSDGDVLLHAITDALLGAVSAGDIGTFFPPSDPRWKGAASSVFLQTALEEVATAGYKIVNIDTVLVMAKPKIVPIAGELRESVAALLGVKPGEVGIKAKTPEGLNQDNVAVAHVTVLLESLGIPEPVGAMVASAEVDDEIDVVVKTLVGDSRDVSALGRKVTPFDTDDLT from the coding sequence ATGGGTATGAGGATTGGTTACGGATTTGACTCGCATGCCTTCACGGCAGGTGTGCCGCTGGTGATTGGCGGACTTGCGATTGAGCATCCTGAGGGGCTGGCTGGGCACTCGGATGGCGATGTGCTGCTGCATGCGATTACGGATGCGCTGCTGGGTGCGGTGAGCGCGGGGGATATCGGGACGTTCTTTCCGCCGAGCGATCCTCGGTGGAAGGGTGCGGCTTCGAGCGTGTTTCTGCAGACGGCGTTGGAAGAGGTGGCGACGGCTGGGTACAAGATCGTGAATATCGATACGGTGCTGGTGATGGCGAAGCCGAAGATTGTGCCGATTGCGGGGGAGTTGCGGGAGAGCGTAGCGGCGCTGCTGGGCGTGAAGCCTGGTGAGGTGGGGATCAAGGCGAAGACGCCGGAGGGTTTGAATCAGGACAACGTTGCAGTGGCGCATGTGACGGTGCTACTGGAGAGCCTGGGGATTCCGGAGCCGGTGGGCGCGATGGTTGCCTCGGCTGAGGTTGATGATGAGATTGATGTAGTGGTGAAGACGCTGGTGGGGGATTCGCGCGACGTATCGGCGTTGGGACGAAAGGTGACTCCGTTCGATACGGATGATCTTACTTAG
- a CDS encoding O-methyltransferase, which yields MNQDLWTSVDRFLTDTLVHPDQALDEAVRVNADAGLPAIDVAPNQGKFLHLLARIHKAKRILEVGTLGGYSTIWLARALPPDGTLITLELNPTHASVAAANIKRAGLSSLVDLRVGSALESLANLHAQKAAPFDLIFLDADKPNNPSYLEWAIKLSRPGTVIIGDNVIRDGAILDPNSSDPGVSGTRTFLERLGNHPRLDATALQTVGSKGYDGFAIAIVNESE from the coding sequence ATGAATCAAGATCTCTGGACCTCAGTCGACCGCTTCCTCACCGACACTCTCGTTCATCCCGATCAAGCACTCGACGAAGCCGTTCGCGTCAACGCAGACGCAGGACTTCCCGCCATCGACGTAGCTCCCAACCAGGGCAAGTTTCTGCATCTGCTCGCCCGCATCCATAAAGCCAAGCGCATTCTGGAAGTCGGAACCCTCGGCGGATACAGCACCATCTGGCTGGCGCGCGCTCTCCCACCAGACGGCACACTGATCACACTCGAGCTCAATCCCACCCACGCCAGCGTAGCTGCGGCAAACATCAAGCGCGCAGGCCTATCCTCGCTCGTCGACCTCAGAGTCGGCAGTGCGCTCGAATCTCTAGCCAACCTGCACGCCCAAAAAGCCGCACCCTTCGACCTCATCTTCCTCGATGCGGACAAACCCAACAACCCCTCCTATCTGGAGTGGGCGATCAAACTCTCGCGTCCCGGCACCGTCATCATCGGAGACAACGTCATCCGCGACGGCGCCATCCTCGATCCGAACAGCTCCGACCCCGGCGTCTCAGGTACACGCACCTTCCTCGAGCGCCTCGGCAACCATCCCCGGCTCGATGCGACCGCACTCCAGACCGTCGGCAGCAAAGGCTACGACGGATTCGCCATCGCAATAGTCAACGAAAGCGAATAG
- a CDS encoding M14 family metallopeptidase — protein MRIGSGVGVVFVAALVLGGVARGQTVADISLQPHAAGSVACTPSGNAAWMTPAEKSCYATTPDYAETMAYLNRVQGAAPGQVKIEAFGKTGEGRELDVVVVSRDGVFDPSELHKAKRPIVLVQNSIHAGEMDGKDACLALLRDMVISKTKANLLERAVFVFIPIYNADGHERRSAYNRINQAGPAEMGWRGNGTNLNLNRDYLKLDTPEARAFMTMFHRWLPDFFVDDHVTDGADYQYDVTFTIDDGPNVPRGTAKWVDEVATSTLEKYVDSHGHLASPTYINFVNDNDPGDGLGFNDDPPRFSTGYVILEGRPGMLVELHMLKDYKTRVTGNYEILAGLMELMNRDADKVIALNAAADKEAEALGAHPLGNVMYPLALEWSGETTPFLFRGYKYTRELSAVSGAMRVEYSHEPWNVSLPFQTGFKVKAETKAPAAYIVPAQWVKVIDVLAAHQVDIERTTAAWSGDVETYQCGGMAWQEPPFEGRHPTFNGEAMHDPGKYGSCVLVREKRSFPAGSAVVRLNQRLSKVALEWLEPAAPDSALQWGFFDSIFEQKEYGEAYVLESLAREMMAKDPKLKTEFEKKVASDPVFAGNPYARLEFFYERTPWFAANQVGQYPVGRLLRVEGVPVGR, from the coding sequence ATGCGAATTGGTTCCGGCGTTGGCGTGGTTTTTGTGGCGGCTTTGGTTTTGGGTGGAGTGGCGCGGGGGCAGACGGTGGCTGATATAAGTTTGCAGCCGCATGCAGCGGGTAGTGTGGCTTGCACGCCTAGTGGTAATGCGGCGTGGATGACTCCGGCGGAGAAGAGTTGCTATGCGACGACTCCGGATTATGCGGAGACGATGGCCTATCTGAATCGCGTGCAGGGTGCGGCGCCGGGGCAGGTGAAGATTGAGGCGTTTGGGAAGACAGGCGAAGGGCGCGAGTTGGATGTGGTGGTGGTTTCGCGGGATGGAGTATTTGATCCTTCTGAGTTACATAAAGCGAAACGGCCGATTGTGCTGGTGCAGAACTCGATTCATGCGGGGGAGATGGACGGGAAGGATGCGTGCCTTGCGCTGCTGCGGGACATGGTGATCTCGAAGACGAAGGCGAACTTGCTGGAGCGGGCGGTGTTTGTGTTTATTCCGATCTACAACGCGGATGGGCATGAGCGGAGGAGCGCTTATAACCGCATCAACCAGGCTGGTCCGGCGGAGATGGGGTGGCGGGGCAATGGAACGAATCTTAATCTGAACCGTGATTATCTGAAGCTGGATACGCCGGAAGCGCGTGCGTTTATGACGATGTTTCATCGCTGGCTGCCGGACTTTTTTGTAGATGACCACGTGACCGATGGCGCGGACTATCAGTATGACGTGACGTTCACGATTGATGACGGGCCGAATGTACCGAGGGGAACGGCGAAGTGGGTGGATGAGGTGGCGACGTCGACGCTGGAGAAGTATGTGGACTCGCATGGGCATCTGGCTTCGCCTACCTATATCAATTTTGTGAATGACAATGATCCGGGTGACGGGCTCGGGTTCAATGATGATCCGCCACGATTTTCGACGGGCTATGTGATTCTTGAGGGGCGGCCGGGGATGCTGGTTGAGCTGCATATGTTGAAGGACTACAAGACGCGGGTTACGGGCAACTACGAGATTCTTGCCGGGCTGATGGAGTTGATGAATCGGGATGCGGACAAGGTGATTGCGCTGAATGCCGCGGCGGACAAGGAGGCAGAGGCGCTGGGCGCGCACCCGCTCGGGAATGTCATGTATCCGCTGGCGCTGGAATGGAGTGGGGAGACGACACCGTTTCTGTTTCGCGGGTACAAGTACACGCGGGAGTTGAGTGCAGTTTCGGGGGCGATGCGTGTGGAGTATTCGCATGAGCCGTGGAATGTTTCGCTGCCGTTCCAGACCGGGTTTAAGGTGAAGGCAGAGACGAAGGCGCCGGCTGCGTACATTGTTCCCGCACAGTGGGTGAAGGTGATTGATGTGCTGGCGGCGCATCAGGTGGACATTGAGCGGACGACGGCGGCGTGGTCGGGAGATGTGGAGACGTATCAATGCGGCGGGATGGCGTGGCAGGAGCCTCCTTTCGAAGGACGGCATCCTACGTTCAATGGCGAGGCTATGCATGATCCGGGAAAGTATGGGAGTTGTGTTCTGGTGCGGGAGAAGAGGAGCTTTCCGGCGGGGTCGGCGGTGGTGCGGCTGAATCAGCGGCTGTCGAAGGTGGCGCTGGAGTGGCTGGAGCCGGCGGCGCCTGACTCGGCGCTGCAGTGGGGCTTCTTCGATTCGATCTTTGAGCAGAAGGAGTATGGCGAGGCCTATGTGCTGGAGTCGCTGGCGCGCGAGATGATGGCGAAGGACCCGAAGCTGAAGACGGAGTTCGAGAAGAAGGTAGCGAGTGATCCGGTGTTTGCGGGGAACCCATATGCCCGACTGGAGTTTTTCTATGAGCGGACTCCCTGGTTTGCGGCTAACCAGGTGGGACAGTATCCGGTGGGGCGTTTGCTGAGGGTTGAGGGAGTGCCGGTGGGGCGGTAG
- a CDS encoding CocE/NonD family hydrolase, translated as MKSKIALVLCLLTMVAGRVLAQAPAASQEEFIKSHYAKFEYRIPMRDGVKLFVSVYTPQAGAFKDAGPYPFLMTRTPYSCGPYGEDKMPTRLGASQELLESGYIFVCGDARGRYQSEGVFQEMSPHIEDKKSNKDVDESTDMYDTVEFLLKHVENNNGKVGITGISYPGFYTSASIIDSHPAIKAASPQAPMTNLFFNDDGYHGGAFMLSANYGFYIFFKPQKTPMLPEKRATYDLGVPDSYKFYLKAGPTGSLDKAFDGSNFLFHDQLVHTTYDEYWKKRDLSLHMKNVHAAVMTVGGWFDAEDLSGPFKTFHAIDEFNPGAVNTLVVGPWTHGGWSRNDGDRLGDVTFNSKTSLFYRENIEYPFFEHYLKGRDGGVLPKAYVFETGSNVWKKYDAWPPKSAAAKMLYFHADGRLSFDAPNEKAGVDEYVSDPAHPVPFVDYTTDTVPQRYMDDDQRFASRRPDVLTYETEPLTEDVTVAGPVRPKLKVSSSGTDADFVVKLIDVYPDDYPDPPNDAVGKRVVGAAPVLMGGYEQLVRGEPMRAKFRDSWEKPTALTPGKMVEVDAEMPDVNHTFRTGHRIMVQVQSSWFPLVDRNPQTFVDIPFAKPEQFVKATESVYRNVGAASGVEVLVVPQH; from the coding sequence ATGAAAAGTAAGATCGCGCTTGTGCTGTGTTTGCTGACGATGGTTGCTGGTAGAGTGCTGGCGCAGGCTCCAGCGGCGAGTCAGGAAGAGTTCATCAAGTCGCACTATGCGAAGTTTGAATATCGCATTCCGATGCGAGATGGGGTGAAGCTGTTTGTGTCGGTGTATACGCCGCAGGCGGGGGCGTTTAAGGATGCGGGGCCGTATCCGTTTTTGATGACGCGGACGCCGTACAGCTGCGGTCCTTATGGCGAGGACAAGATGCCGACGCGACTAGGAGCGAGCCAGGAGCTGCTGGAGTCGGGCTACATCTTTGTGTGCGGAGATGCTCGTGGGCGGTATCAGAGCGAGGGTGTGTTTCAGGAGATGAGTCCGCATATCGAGGACAAGAAGTCGAATAAAGATGTGGATGAGTCGACGGATATGTACGACACGGTTGAGTTTCTGCTGAAGCATGTGGAGAACAACAACGGCAAGGTGGGGATTACCGGGATTTCGTATCCGGGGTTTTATACGTCGGCGAGCATTATCGATTCGCATCCGGCGATCAAGGCAGCCAGTCCGCAGGCTCCGATGACGAATCTATTCTTCAATGATGATGGGTACCATGGCGGCGCGTTTATGTTGTCGGCCAACTATGGGTTTTACATTTTTTTTAAGCCACAGAAAACGCCTATGCTGCCCGAGAAACGGGCCACGTATGACTTAGGTGTTCCAGATAGTTACAAATTTTATTTGAAGGCCGGACCGACAGGAAGTTTGGATAAGGCGTTCGACGGATCGAACTTCTTGTTTCACGATCAGTTGGTGCATACAACGTACGACGAGTATTGGAAGAAACGTGATCTTTCGCTGCATATGAAGAATGTGCATGCGGCGGTGATGACGGTCGGTGGATGGTTCGATGCGGAGGATCTGTCGGGGCCGTTCAAGACGTTTCATGCGATCGATGAGTTCAATCCCGGTGCGGTGAATACGCTGGTGGTGGGACCCTGGACGCATGGCGGATGGTCACGCAACGACGGGGACCGTCTTGGCGATGTGACGTTCAATTCGAAGACTTCACTGTTCTATCGAGAGAACATCGAGTATCCGTTTTTTGAGCATTATTTGAAGGGGCGTGATGGGGGAGTGCTGCCAAAGGCCTATGTGTTTGAGACGGGAAGCAATGTTTGGAAGAAGTATGATGCGTGGCCTCCAAAGTCTGCGGCGGCGAAGATGCTCTATTTTCACGCGGACGGCAGGCTCAGCTTCGATGCTCCTAACGAGAAGGCTGGTGTGGATGAGTATGTGAGTGATCCGGCACATCCTGTGCCGTTTGTGGATTACACAACGGACACGGTGCCGCAACGGTATATGGATGACGATCAGCGGTTTGCCTCGCGGCGACCTGATGTATTGACGTATGAAACCGAACCTCTGACGGAGGATGTGACGGTTGCAGGGCCGGTGCGGCCGAAGCTAAAGGTGTCCTCCAGCGGGACTGACGCGGATTTTGTGGTGAAGCTGATTGATGTTTATCCGGATGATTATCCTGATCCTCCAAACGACGCTGTGGGTAAGCGGGTGGTTGGTGCTGCGCCAGTTTTGATGGGTGGGTATGAACAACTGGTGCGGGGCGAGCCGATGCGGGCGAAGTTTCGGGATAGCTGGGAGAAGCCGACTGCGCTTACGCCAGGAAAGATGGTGGAGGTGGATGCAGAGATGCCGGATGTCAATCATACGTTCCGCACGGGGCATCGGATTATGGTGCAGGTACAGAGCTCGTGGTTTCCGTTGGTGGACAGGAATCCGCAGACGTTTGTGGATATTCCGTTTGCGAAGCCTGAGCAGTTCGTGAAGGCGACGGAGAGTGTTTATCGGAATGTTGGAGCGGCTAGTGGGGTTGAGGTGCTGGTCGTGCCGCAGCACTGA
- a CDS encoding SDR family NAD(P)-dependent oxidoreductase: MKLQGKKALITGGNSGIGLATAQLFIQEGAQVAITGRDQKTLDEAAKLLGPKATAYRADVVDFEARKDLFAKIKKDFGHLDIVFANAGIAGQTTTGNTDEATFENIIRINLTGAFFTVQEALPILKDGSSVIFNGSVIGSLGQPGYAAYAASKAGLRGLSRSMAADLAPRGIRVNVVAPGPIKTPIWTRNTRTSEENDVLATRIASTIPLGRLGEAEELAKAVLFLASDDSSYVNAVEFFVDGGVVGTPFGGPAFRG, translated from the coding sequence ATGAAACTCCAAGGAAAGAAAGCACTCATCACAGGCGGCAATAGCGGCATCGGCCTCGCCACCGCTCAACTCTTCATCCAGGAAGGCGCACAAGTCGCCATCACCGGCCGCGACCAGAAGACCCTCGACGAAGCCGCCAAACTCCTCGGCCCCAAGGCCACAGCCTACCGCGCCGACGTCGTCGACTTCGAAGCGCGCAAAGATCTCTTCGCCAAAATTAAGAAAGACTTCGGCCACCTCGACATTGTCTTCGCCAACGCCGGCATCGCCGGACAAACAACCACCGGCAACACCGACGAAGCGACCTTCGAAAACATCATCCGCATCAACCTCACCGGCGCGTTCTTCACCGTCCAAGAGGCTCTCCCCATCCTCAAAGACGGTTCTTCCGTCATCTTCAATGGCTCCGTCATCGGATCGCTCGGCCAGCCAGGCTACGCCGCATACGCCGCAAGCAAGGCCGGCCTCCGCGGTCTCTCCCGCTCCATGGCCGCCGATCTCGCTCCCCGCGGCATTCGGGTCAACGTCGTCGCTCCCGGACCAATCAAGACACCCATCTGGACCCGCAACACCCGCACCAGCGAAGAGAACGATGTTCTAGCAACGCGCATCGCCTCTACGATTCCGCTAGGCCGCTTAGGCGAAGCAGAGGAGCTCGCAAAAGCAGTCCTCTTCCTCGCCTCCGACGACTCCTCCTACGTCAACGCAGTCGAGTTCTTCGTCGACGGCGGCGTCGTAGGCACTCCCTTTGGCGGACCAGCCTTCCGCGGCTAA
- a CDS encoding TetR/AcrR family transcriptional regulator, with protein sequence MRYPAAETAEKHARILEEASRLFRERGFSGVSVSEIMKATGLTHGPFYNHFDSKEELMAESVLLGFENTLDGLNATEGTAKGRAEYVKRYLSAAHRDAPGTGCTMASLSAEIRHEPQVRGVFTDRLKALIQAVTAHFPWRSRRSARGDAIRMTASMVGAMILARAVEDERFSDEILSEVRKGLV encoded by the coding sequence ATGAGATATCCAGCAGCAGAGACGGCGGAGAAACATGCGCGGATTCTGGAAGAGGCGTCGCGGTTATTTCGCGAGAGGGGATTTTCCGGTGTGAGCGTCAGCGAGATTATGAAGGCGACGGGTTTGACGCATGGCCCTTTTTATAATCACTTCGACTCGAAGGAAGAGTTGATGGCGGAGAGCGTGTTGCTTGGATTCGAGAACACGTTAGACGGATTGAATGCGACCGAAGGCACGGCCAAGGGGAGAGCGGAGTATGTGAAGAGGTATTTGAGTGCGGCTCATCGTGATGCTCCCGGTACGGGATGCACGATGGCGAGTCTTTCGGCGGAGATTAGGCACGAGCCGCAGGTGAGGGGTGTGTTCACGGACCGGCTGAAGGCCTTGATTCAGGCTGTGACGGCTCACTTTCCCTGGCGTTCCAGGAGGTCGGCGCGGGGAGATGCAATTCGGATGACGGCTTCGATGGTGGGGGCGATGATACTGGCCCGTGCGGTGGAGGACGAGAGATTCTCGGACGAAATTCTGAGTGAGGTGCGGAAGGGTCTGGTATGA
- a CDS encoding M24 family metallopeptidase, with protein sequence MPSRRRFLLSATAAAATSSLSVPAPPLLAQRLSAPSTSEASLPPAISALTNRRAEAVPITLAEREQRLDRARALMHQNKIDAIVITTGTSLTYFTGLRWGQSERFFAWSLPATGAPFIVCPVFEEGRVRERMEAKPAALPSASTTRVYTWNEDEDPYQLLAKALNESGLATGQIGIEERTQFVFANGIAHASPALTTTSATPITFGCRGIKSPAELALMQLANNITLSVYKACYESAQPGMTNRQFSQMVDLAYTRCGVTGDASCQVGEYSALPHGSLQPQVIREEEIILIDDGCTVEGYQSDISRTFVLGDPTIPKLDKARKVFDIVLKAQSAALAAAHPGAPCHTIDAAARDLIAAAGYGPDYKYFTHRVGHGIGMDGHEWPYLVRGNTTPLATGMCFSDEPGIYLPGEFGVRLEDDWHVTEDGGKMFTPQSPSLEHPFA encoded by the coding sequence ATGCCCTCCAGACGACGCTTCCTTCTGTCCGCTACAGCAGCAGCAGCCACCTCGTCTCTTTCGGTCCCAGCGCCTCCTCTCCTAGCGCAACGCCTCTCGGCCCCATCAACCTCAGAAGCCTCGCTCCCACCCGCTATCTCCGCTCTCACTAACCGACGCGCCGAAGCCGTCCCCATCACCCTCGCCGAGCGCGAACAGCGTCTCGACCGGGCCCGCGCCCTCATGCACCAGAACAAGATCGACGCCATCGTCATCACCACCGGCACCTCGCTCACCTACTTCACCGGCCTCCGCTGGGGCCAGTCCGAGCGCTTCTTCGCCTGGTCCCTCCCCGCCACCGGCGCTCCCTTCATCGTCTGCCCCGTCTTTGAAGAAGGCCGCGTTCGCGAACGTATGGAAGCCAAACCCGCAGCTCTGCCCTCCGCCTCCACCACCCGCGTCTACACCTGGAACGAAGACGAAGACCCCTATCAACTCCTCGCCAAAGCACTCAACGAATCTGGCCTAGCCACCGGACAGATCGGCATCGAAGAGCGCACCCAGTTCGTCTTCGCCAACGGCATCGCCCATGCCAGCCCCGCGCTCACCACCACAAGCGCCACCCCCATCACCTTCGGCTGTCGAGGCATCAAGTCTCCCGCCGAGCTAGCCCTCATGCAGCTAGCCAACAACATCACCCTATCCGTCTACAAAGCCTGCTATGAGTCGGCGCAGCCCGGCATGACTAACCGCCAGTTCAGCCAGATGGTGGACCTCGCCTACACCCGTTGCGGTGTCACCGGCGACGCTAGCTGCCAGGTAGGCGAGTACTCCGCGCTTCCCCACGGGTCGTTACAACCGCAAGTAATCCGCGAGGAAGAGATCATCCTCATCGACGACGGCTGCACCGTCGAAGGCTATCAATCTGATATCTCCCGTACCTTCGTCCTCGGAGACCCCACCATCCCCAAGCTCGACAAAGCCCGCAAGGTCTTCGACATCGTCTTGAAGGCGCAATCCGCAGCCCTCGCCGCCGCCCATCCCGGCGCACCCTGCCACACCATCGACGCCGCCGCACGCGACCTCATCGCCGCCGCCGGCTACGGCCCCGACTACAAGTACTTCACTCATCGCGTAGGCCACGGCATCGGCATGGACGGACACGAGTGGCCCTACCTCGTCCGCGGCAACACCACACCCCTCGCCACAGGCATGTGTTTCTCCGACGAACCCGGCATCTACCTCCCCGGCGAGTTCGGCGTCCGCCTCGAAGACGACTGGCACGTCACCGAAGACGGCGGCAAAATGTTCACCCCGCAAAGCCCCTCGCTCGAACACCCCTTCGCATAA